AAGCTCGTCCAGCTCGCTCAAGGTGCGCTTGTAGTCCGCGTCGCTGATGCGATAGATCGCCTTGTTCAACAGGAACGAATCGGCAGCAGGGATGTCCCATGCCAAGCGGTTGCGCTGGCCCATGACCAGCGTGATGGCGTGCAGGTAGTCGTTGCTGCGCTGCCATGGCGTATAGCCGAGCACGGTCGCGCGGCCGCTGGTTGGGTGCAGCAACCCCGAGAGCATCTTCAGCGTGGTGGTCTTGCCGGCGCCGTTCGGGCCCAGAAAGCCGACGATCTCGCCGCGCGCGATCCTGAAGCTGACGTCCTGTACGGCTTTCACGTCGCGGTAGGTGCGCCTGAAGAAGCCGCGCACCGCCGCTGCAAAGCCACCCTCACGAACCGGCACCCGATAGGTCTTGCTCAGGTTTTCGACGACAATGGGGACGCTTTCGGTGCTGGCGGTCATAGGCTGGCTCGAACGACATTGTAGCACGCATGTTCTACACGCTATGCAAGTTGCAATTGACTTCGGACTAACGAATGTGGATGTCGTAGCGATGCGCGATGCGGATGCGCGGCACATCGCCCAGGTCGCCACGTTGCCTAGCCAGCGCAAGGTGGACGTGGCGCAGGTGCGGTGCGCCCTCTCGGCGCTTGGGCGCGATGCGGCCGACTTCGCGCGGATTTGTGTCACCGGCGGCCAGCATCGCCGGCTGCCTGATGCGATTGACGGTGTGCCGGTCGTCAAGGTGGGCGAGATCGAGGCCATCGGGTTCGGCGGGCTGCACCTGGCGCAGCGTCAGCAGCCGGACTTGCGCGAGGCGCTGGTGGTCAGCGCCGGATCAGGTACGGCGATGATCGCCGTCCGCAATGGCAGCGTGCAACACGTCACCGGCAGCGCCGTCGGCGGCGGGACGCTGATCGGCTTGTGCAAGTTGCTGATCGGCACGTCCGACCCGCAGGAGATTGACGCGCTGGCGCTGGCCGGCGACTCCAACAAGGTGGACATCACGCTGATCGAGGCGACGGGTGGAGCGATCGGCCGACTGCCGGCCGACGCGAACGCCGTCAACTTCGGTCGCGCGGCGACGCTCGAATGGGCCGATGTCGCCCGCGAGGACATGGCCGCCGGCGTCGCCGTAATGGTGGGTCAGGTGATCGCCGTCATCGCCATCAACGCTGCGCGCGCCGAACGACTGGATCGCATCGTGGTCGTCGGCCACCTGGTGGATATGGCGTGCATGCGCAAGGTGCTGAACACCGTTGCGGGTTACTACGGCGCAGATTTCACCGTGCCGGAGATGCCGGGCTATGCCACGGCCATCGGCGCGCTGGCGGTTGGGGCTCGCGTGCATTGAGTCGCTTGCAACAAACATTCACATTTGTTATCTTGCGCAAAGCGCCATTCTTCACTACGCTAGTATCACTCTCTTTCCGTAATTGCGGAGATCACGCATGACTCAGCGCACACATGATGTGACGACGAATGGACGTGCTGAACAGATCACGTCCGCCGACCTCATCGCCCGCGATCGTGAGGTGGTCAGCCCGGCGATCTATCGCTACACCGAAATCGCCTTTGCGCGCGGCGAAGGCGTGTTCCTGTACGACTTTGAAGGCAATCGCTATTACGACATGGCGGCCGGCATCGCCACGATGAATGTGGGACATTGCCATCCGCGCGTGGTGCAGGCGATCGCCGATCAGGCTGGGACGCTCATCCATGCTGCCTCGCATGTGGGCTACATGGCGCCGTATGTCGAGATGGCCGAGACACTGCGCAGCCTGATGCCGGCGCCTTTGCGCGCGGGCAAAGCGCTGTTGGTCAACAGCGGCAGCGAGGCGGTCGAGTCGGCGCTGAAGCTGACGCGCGCCGTCACCGGCCGCAGCATGGTGCTGGCGTTCATAGACGGCTTCCACGGGCGGCCGATGGGCGCGTTGGCCGTCACGGGCAGCAGCAGCAGCTACCGGCGCCATCTGGCCGGGCTACTTGCCGGCGTCGAGCACGTGCCATACCCCAACTGTGGGCGGTGCGCCTTTGGCCACGGTCCGCGCGCGCCGCAGAACTGCTGCGGCCAGTGGAAGGCTTTCATCCAGATGACGCTGGATAAGCTCATCCATCCTGATGATCTGGCGGCGATCATCGTCGAACCGATCGCGGGCGAAGGAGGCTACATCGTGCCGCCGGACGATTTTCTGCCCTTCTTGCGCGAAGTGTGTGATCGCACCGGCGCGTTGCTGATCGCCGACGAGGTGCAGACCGGCCTCGGGCGCACCGGCCGCTGGTTTGCCTTTGAGCATAGCAATGTCGTTCCGGATATCGTCGCCTTGGGCAAGGCGATCGGCGGTGGGCTGCCGCTGGGCGGCATCGTGGCGCGCGCCGACCTCATGGATCGTTGGTGGCCGGCGGCGCATGGCAGCACCTTCGGCGGCAACCCCGTCGCTTGTCGCGCCGGCCTCGAGACCATCGCGATCATGCGCGAGGACGGTCTGCCGGAGAACGCCGTGCGCGTGGGCAGGCGGCTGATGCAAGGGTTCGAGGCGGCACGCGCCGATCTGCCGATGATCGGCGACGTGCGTGGCAAAGGGCTGATGGTTGCGGTGG
The window above is part of the Candidatus Roseilinea sp. genome. Proteins encoded here:
- the coaW gene encoding type II pantothenate kinase, encoding MQVAIDFGLTNVDVVAMRDADARHIAQVATLPSQRKVDVAQVRCALSALGRDAADFARICVTGGQHRRLPDAIDGVPVVKVGEIEAIGFGGLHLAQRQQPDLREALVVSAGSGTAMIAVRNGSVQHVTGSAVGGGTLIGLCKLLIGTSDPQEIDALALAGDSNKVDITLIEATGGAIGRLPADANAVNFGRAATLEWADVAREDMAAGVAVMVGQVIAVIAINAARAERLDRIVVVGHLVDMACMRKVLNTVAGYYGADFTVPEMPGYATAIGALAVGARVH
- the argD gene encoding acetylornithine aminotransferase, with amino-acid sequence MTQRTHDVTTNGRAEQITSADLIARDREVVSPAIYRYTEIAFARGEGVFLYDFEGNRYYDMAAGIATMNVGHCHPRVVQAIADQAGTLIHAASHVGYMAPYVEMAETLRSLMPAPLRAGKALLVNSGSEAVESALKLTRAVTGRSMVLAFIDGFHGRPMGALAVTGSSSSYRRHLAGLLAGVEHVPYPNCGRCAFGHGPRAPQNCCGQWKAFIQMTLDKLIHPDDLAAIIVEPIAGEGGYIVPPDDFLPFLREVCDRTGALLIADEVQTGLGRTGRWFAFEHSNVVPDIVALGKAIGGGLPLGGIVARADLMDRWWPAAHGSTFGGNPVACRAGLETIAIMREDGLPENAVRVGRRLMQGFEAARADLPMIGDVRGKGLMVAVDLVDERGQPIGADRVKQVIKSLAKHGVVMTKCGPSALRFAPALILTEQQADEVVALVVAALSSNT